A genomic region of Coleofasciculus sp. FACHB-1120 contains the following coding sequences:
- a CDS encoding RNA polymerase sigma factor SigF: MYSTATPELKLESLRLLREYQQNRSDTVRNQLVKLNFGLVRKEAHHWTNQCTESYEDLLQVGCLGLIRAIERFDLSKGHAFSSFAIPYIRGEIQHYLRDKGGSFRIPRRWEALHYQAVSLTRSFQQKYNRPPTDSEVVAKLEISQTEWQEIKLAFQNRELVSLDVPLGDGSEGETCLGEIVPDPQYRSFQLAQEDQLRLQQALVQLENRTREILEFVFLHDLTQKEVAERLDISVVTVSRRVKKGLDSLKKLMAGTDD, translated from the coding sequence ATGTATAGCACTGCCACTCCGGAACTGAAGCTTGAAAGCCTAAGGCTGTTACGAGAGTACCAGCAAAATCGCTCAGATACTGTTCGCAATCAGCTGGTAAAACTGAATTTTGGATTGGTCAGAAAAGAAGCACATCACTGGACGAATCAGTGTACGGAAAGCTACGAAGACTTACTTCAGGTCGGCTGTTTAGGCTTAATTCGAGCGATTGAGCGCTTTGACTTGTCCAAGGGTCATGCCTTCAGTTCTTTTGCCATCCCCTACATTCGCGGAGAAATTCAGCACTATTTACGGGATAAAGGTGGCTCATTCCGCATTCCTCGGCGTTGGGAAGCGCTACACTATCAGGCAGTTTCTTTGACCCGGTCTTTCCAGCAAAAGTACAACCGACCCCCTACCGATTCAGAGGTGGTAGCAAAGCTAGAAATTTCACAGACAGAATGGCAGGAAATCAAGTTAGCCTTTCAAAACCGTGAACTTGTCAGCTTAGATGTACCCCTAGGGGATGGTTCGGAAGGTGAAACTTGCTTAGGTGAAATCGTCCCAGACCCCCAATATCGGAGTTTTCAGTTAGCACAAGAAGACCAGCTTCGCCTGCAACAAGCTTTGGTTCAGCTAGAAAATCGAACCCGCGAAATCTTGGAATTTGTTTTTTTACACGACTTAACGCAAAAAGAAGTTGCAGAACGCTTAGACATCAGTGTAGTGACAGTTTCTCGGCGAGTCAAAAAGGGACTGGATTCTCTGAAAAAGTTAATGGCAGGGACTGACGATTGA
- a CDS encoding photosystem II manganese-stabilizing polypeptide encodes MRYRAFIVAFLALCLGVLTACSEGPASATSVPTPLTYDQIRGTGLANNCPQLSETTRGAIPIQPGQSYSLTNLCLQPTSFFVKEESTNKRQSAQFVQGKLLTRYTSSIDQVLGKLQVDEDRRLTFIEQDGLDFQAITVQLPGGERVPFLFTIKNLVAKSQPGMDSINTSTDFEGEFNVPSYRGAAFLDPKGRGVVTGYDNAVALPSQADQEALTRANVKRAETLKGEISLQVAKVDNLTGEIAGTFESEQPSDTDLGAGEAKEVKIRGIFYARISPE; translated from the coding sequence ATGAGGTATCGCGCTTTCATTGTTGCCTTCCTAGCTTTGTGCTTGGGAGTATTAACTGCTTGTAGTGAAGGTCCAGCATCTGCGACCAGCGTTCCCACTCCACTCACTTACGACCAAATTCGAGGTACAGGGCTTGCGAATAACTGTCCGCAACTGTCAGAAACGACACGCGGAGCCATTCCTATTCAGCCTGGTCAGTCTTATTCTTTGACGAACCTGTGCTTGCAGCCAACCAGCTTCTTTGTCAAAGAAGAATCGACTAACAAACGGCAATCCGCCCAATTCGTTCAGGGTAAGTTGTTGACCCGATATACTTCTAGCATCGATCAGGTGCTGGGTAAATTGCAAGTTGACGAAGATCGTCGTTTGACCTTTATTGAACAAGATGGTCTCGACTTCCAAGCCATTACCGTCCAGCTACCCGGTGGTGAGCGAGTACCCTTCCTATTCACGATCAAAAATCTGGTTGCCAAAAGCCAGCCAGGAATGGACAGTATTAACACCTCAACTGACTTTGAAGGCGAATTTAACGTTCCCTCCTATCGGGGAGCGGCTTTCCTCGATCCCAAGGGTCGCGGTGTTGTCACTGGCTATGATAATGCAGTGGCACTCCCCAGCCAAGCCGATCAGGAAGCATTGACACGTGCCAATGTGAAGCGTGCCGAAACCCTTAAGGGCGAAATTTCTCTCCAAGTTGCTAAAGTAGATAACCTTACTGGTGAAATTGCCGGTACGTTTGAGAGCGAGCAGCCATCCGATACCGATCTAGGCGCTGGCGAAGCCAAAGAAGTGAAAATTCGCGGCATCTTCTATGCTCGGATTTCACCAGAATAG
- a CDS encoding phosphoglucomutase/phosphomannomutase family protein, translating to MPVAVNPIKFGTDGWRGIIAAEFTFERVALVAPLAAQVLANVYGETTGSRTIIVGYDRRFMAETFARKAAQVVQAAGFEVLLSSSYAPTPAFSWAAYQRRALGALVITASHNPGSYLGLKVKGAFGGSVPPEITQQIEALLEKEPSPDSTMAGSLEMFDPWPNYCEALRAKVDIACIQDAIAQNKLTVFADVMHGAAATGLEQLLQMPIQEINSSRDPLFGGGAPEPLPRYLSQMFRQMRTHRRRNGDGLTVGFVFDGDSDRIAAVDGQGNFLSSQILIPILIEHMASRRGLTGEVVKTVSGSDLFPRVAALYNLPVYETPIGYKYIADRMLTTQVLVGGEESGGIGYGNHIPERDGLLSALYLLEAIAQSGMDLSDLYQRLQEKTGFHSAYDRIDLPLASMEVRSRLLEQLQNTPLTEIAGRSVIDCLTIDGYKFRLADDSWLMIRFSGTEPVLRLYCEAPTLKQVHHTLEWANKWANSV from the coding sequence ATGCCGGTTGCTGTTAATCCGATTAAGTTTGGTACAGATGGCTGGCGAGGCATCATCGCCGCAGAATTTACGTTTGAGCGGGTGGCTTTGGTAGCACCGTTGGCGGCACAAGTCCTGGCAAATGTCTATGGCGAGACGACGGGTAGCCGCACAATTATTGTGGGTTATGACCGGCGCTTTATGGCGGAAACGTTCGCCCGTAAAGCGGCCCAAGTCGTGCAAGCAGCCGGATTTGAGGTGCTGCTGAGCAGTAGTTATGCCCCCACACCGGCATTTAGCTGGGCGGCTTATCAACGGAGAGCTTTGGGAGCTTTGGTGATAACCGCTAGTCATAATCCCGGATCATATTTAGGGTTAAAAGTCAAGGGTGCATTTGGAGGATCGGTACCTCCGGAAATTACTCAGCAGATTGAAGCGTTGTTAGAGAAGGAACCGTCACCTGACTCGACGATGGCGGGCAGCTTGGAGATGTTCGACCCGTGGCCCAATTACTGCGAAGCACTACGGGCGAAAGTCGATATTGCTTGCATTCAGGATGCGATCGCCCAAAATAAGCTCACTGTTTTTGCTGATGTGATGCACGGTGCGGCTGCAACTGGACTGGAACAACTGCTGCAAATGCCAATTCAGGAAATTAATAGTTCCCGCGACCCTTTATTTGGTGGCGGTGCGCCGGAACCTTTGCCGCGTTACCTTTCCCAGATGTTTCGGCAGATGCGGACTCACCGACGCCGCAACGGTGATGGGTTAACAGTGGGGTTCGTGTTTGATGGAGATAGCGATCGCATTGCGGCTGTCGATGGACAGGGAAATTTCCTCAGTTCCCAAATCCTCATCCCAATTTTGATCGAACACATGGCATCTCGGCGGGGATTGACGGGCGAAGTCGTGAAAACAGTGAGTGGTTCCGACTTGTTTCCCCGCGTCGCGGCCCTGTACAATCTGCCGGTGTATGAGACGCCAATTGGCTACAAGTACATCGCCGACCGGATGCTAACAACTCAGGTGTTAGTCGGTGGTGAAGAGTCCGGAGGGATTGGCTACGGCAATCATATTCCAGAACGGGATGGGCTGTTGTCAGCGCTGTATCTGCTGGAAGCGATCGCGCAATCAGGAATGGATCTCAGCGATCTTTACCAGCGTTTGCAAGAAAAAACCGGCTTTCATTCTGCCTACGATCGCATTGACCTACCATTAGCGAGTATGGAAGTGCGATCGCGCCTGCTAGAACAATTACAAAATACGCCTTTAACCGAGATTGCCGGTCGGTCGGTGATTGATTGCCTAACGATTGATGGTTATAAGTTCCGCTTAGCAGATGATAGTTGGTTGATGATTCGCTTCAGCGGAACCGAACCCGTTTTGCGGTTGTACTGCGAAGCGCCAACGCTGAAGCAAGTTCATCACACCTTAGAGTGGGCGAACAAGTGGGCGAATTCAGTTTAA